Proteins from a genomic interval of Sphingobacterium sp. SYP-B4668:
- a CDS encoding glycoside hydrolase family 43 protein: protein MKHIPYRLLSITCLLLMLSLYCRGSNNRPPQIIDSKLPIADPYVLYHSGKYYAYGTRIDGFEVYISEDLKHWKRSKNLALSPQDSWGTRWFWAPEVYYVASQKKFYMFYSVDEHICVASSSSPEGPFIQDEKKPIIAKEKGIDTSLFIDDDGTPYLFYVRFTDGNVIWMAEMNKDLQSIKTETLTKCISATEPWEKKQATVAEGPSILKRGNTYYLIYSANHFESQDYAVGYATASSPKGPWKKYKGNPILRRDHPSASGLVGTGHGAPFISADGGYKYIYHAHASTSSVGPRTSYINDMAISSDGAISIVGDPIRPVVVK, encoded by the coding sequence ATGAAACATATTCCTTATCGTCTATTATCGATTACATGTTTACTGCTTATGCTGTCCCTATATTGTAGGGGCAGCAATAATAGACCTCCTCAAATTATTGACAGCAAGCTACCTATTGCAGATCCTTACGTATTATACCATAGCGGCAAATACTATGCTTATGGCACCCGAATCGATGGTTTTGAAGTATATATTTCCGAAGACCTAAAACATTGGAAGCGTAGCAAAAATCTAGCCCTTTCACCTCAAGATTCCTGGGGCACACGATGGTTTTGGGCACCTGAAGTATACTATGTAGCTTCCCAAAAAAAGTTTTACATGTTCTATTCCGTTGATGAACATATTTGTGTCGCTTCCTCCTCTAGTCCCGAAGGTCCTTTTATCCAAGACGAGAAAAAACCTATTATTGCCAAAGAAAAAGGAATCGACACCTCTCTTTTTATCGACGATGACGGAACGCCATATCTATTTTATGTTCGTTTTACTGATGGAAATGTAATTTGGATGGCGGAGATGAACAAAGATCTTCAAAGCATAAAGACAGAGACCCTCACAAAATGTATTAGCGCTACCGAGCCATGGGAGAAAAAACAAGCCACAGTGGCAGAAGGCCCCTCTATCTTGAAACGAGGAAACACCTACTATTTAATTTACTCCGCCAATCACTTTGAAAGCCAGGACTACGCAGTAGGCTACGCAACAGCCAGTTCGCCCAAAGGACCTTGGAAAAAATACAAAGGCAACCCCATCCTAAGAAGAGACCACCCCTCAGCATCTGGATTAGTAGGCACAGGTCATGGAGCTCCATTCATAAGTGCTGACGGAGGTTATAAATACATCTATCATGCACACGCCAGCACCAGCAGTGTCGGCCCACGTACATCTTACATCAATGATATGGCCATTTCATCTGATGGTGCAATCAGCATCGTTGGAGATCCCATCAGACCAGTTGTTGTTAAATAG
- a CDS encoding GMC oxidoreductase, which yields MANLNIDGVKERTFDAIVIGSGASGGWAAKEFTEKGLKTLVLERGRDVVHVKDYPTTNLYPYELEHRNEIVYADKKANPIANRCYAYREDTQHFFVKDEEHPYVQEKDFDWIRGYQVGGKSLLWARQTQRWSEYDFEGPARDGFAVDWPIRYGDIAPWYSYVERFVGIAGNKDGLDTLPDGDFLRGYPLNVVEDYFRKSVSQQFKDRHVISARCAHLSDPQPIHIEQGRVQCQNRVLCQRGCPFGGYFSSNSSTIPWAKKTGNLTLRPHSVVHSILYDQESGKATGVKVMDTETLEEIDFFAKVIFVNASALNTNLILLNSKSERFPQGLGNDSGLLGKYVAFHNYTARISAEYDGLLEYRTDGRNPAGGGYIPNFRNVNGQETDFLRGWAAAFSANRSPIRETSGFGDSLKTALLDQSKWSNWRVHSHMMAETIPKESNRVWLDGAETDKWGVPLLHISIDYSDDDWQRRTDYYEQMTAMYEAAGFSNIKTADDHRRPGNDIHEMGGARMGNDVKTSLLNKWNQMHLCKNVYVTDGACMTSTATQNPTLTYMALTARAVDHAVKALKNGDI from the coding sequence ATGGCAAACCTGAATATAGATGGTGTCAAGGAGAGAACATTTGATGCAATAGTAATCGGTTCCGGTGCTAGTGGAGGATGGGCAGCGAAAGAATTTACAGAAAAGGGGCTCAAGACACTGGTATTGGAACGTGGTCGAGATGTCGTGCATGTAAAAGATTATCCCACCACCAATCTATATCCGTATGAATTGGAGCACCGCAATGAGATCGTATATGCAGATAAGAAGGCTAATCCTATCGCGAATAGATGCTATGCATATCGTGAAGATACTCAACATTTTTTTGTGAAGGATGAGGAACATCCCTACGTACAAGAAAAGGATTTTGATTGGATTAGGGGCTATCAAGTTGGTGGTAAATCTTTATTGTGGGCTCGACAGACACAACGTTGGAGTGAATATGATTTTGAAGGACCGGCTAGAGACGGATTTGCGGTAGATTGGCCAATCAGATATGGAGATATTGCTCCGTGGTATAGCTATGTTGAGCGATTTGTCGGAATAGCAGGAAATAAGGATGGATTGGACACACTTCCGGATGGTGATTTTTTGCGGGGGTATCCTTTGAACGTAGTGGAGGATTATTTTCGTAAATCGGTGAGTCAACAATTTAAGGATAGACATGTCATCAGTGCTCGATGTGCACATCTTTCGGATCCACAACCTATACATATTGAACAAGGACGAGTTCAATGCCAAAATCGAGTCTTGTGTCAGCGAGGATGTCCTTTTGGTGGGTATTTTAGTAGTAATTCTTCTACTATTCCATGGGCGAAGAAAACAGGTAACCTCACACTGCGGCCGCACTCAGTGGTCCACTCCATTCTTTATGATCAGGAGTCGGGCAAAGCTACTGGCGTAAAAGTAATGGATACGGAAACTTTAGAAGAAATCGATTTCTTTGCGAAGGTCATCTTTGTAAATGCATCGGCGCTGAATACAAATCTAATTTTGCTGAACTCGAAATCAGAACGTTTTCCTCAGGGGCTAGGAAACGACAGTGGCTTGCTGGGTAAATACGTGGCTTTTCATAATTATACCGCTCGTATCAGTGCGGAATATGATGGTTTGCTGGAATACAGGACGGATGGTAGAAATCCTGCTGGTGGCGGTTACATTCCGAACTTTCGGAATGTTAATGGCCAAGAGACCGATTTTTTGCGTGGATGGGCAGCGGCTTTTAGTGCTAATAGAAGCCCAATCCGGGAAACGAGTGGCTTCGGGGATTCGCTGAAGACTGCTTTGTTAGATCAGTCAAAATGGAGCAACTGGCGTGTACACTCCCACATGATGGCGGAAACTATTCCTAAGGAAAGCAATCGAGTATGGCTGGATGGAGCTGAGACCGATAAATGGGGAGTGCCGCTTTTGCATATTTCTATTGACTACTCGGATGATGACTGGCAGAGACGGACAGATTATTATGAGCAGATGACAGCAATGTACGAAGCGGCGGGATTTTCTAATATTAAGACGGCGGATGATCATCGGCGTCCCGGAAACGATATTCACGAAATGGGAGGGGCTAGAATGGGGAATGATGTGAAGACTTCTTTATTAAATAAGTGGAACCAAATGCACCTTTGTAAGAATGTGTATGTCACTGATGGTGCTTGTATGACGTCAACAGCTACGCAAAATCCGACCTTGACATATATGGCATTGACAGCAAGGGCTGTGGATCATGCTGTCAAAGCGCTTAAAAATGGTGACATATAA